A portion of the Jaculus jaculus isolate mJacJac1 chromosome 5, mJacJac1.mat.Y.cur, whole genome shotgun sequence genome contains these proteins:
- the LOC101599127 gene encoding keratin-associated protein 12-1-like, with the protein MCNTSCSSGCQPTCCVSSPCQASCCVPMSCRPTVCVPVRYQVAYCVPVSCRPVCVAPSCQSSVCVPVSCRPVCGSSCQSSGCCQPSCPTLVCRPVTCSTPTCC; encoded by the coding sequence atgtgcaacacCAGCTGCTCCTCAGGCTGCCAGCCAACCTGCTGCGTGTCCAGCCCCTGCCAGGCGTCCTGCTGCGTGCCCATGAGCTGCAGACCCACAGTGTGCGTTCCCGTGAGATACCAGGTGGCCTATTGTGTGCCCGTGAGCTGCCGGCCCGTGTGTGTGGCCCCCTCCTGCCagtcctctgtgtgtgtgcccgTGAGCTGCCGGCCCGTGTGTGGGTCCTCCTGCCAGTCCTCCGGGTGCTGCcagccctcctgccccaccctggTCTGCAGACCTGTCACCTGCAGCACCCCCACCTGCTGTTGA
- the LOC123460864 gene encoding keratin-associated protein 10-2-like isoform X2, protein MAASIMSLSSSDLSYDSRVCLPGSCDSCTSASWQVDDCPESCCEPSCCAPSCCQPSCCAPCLTLVCTPVSCVSSPCCQPTCTSSCTPSCCQQSCCQPACCTSSPCQPSCGVPVCCKPVCCVPVCCGGSSCCQPSCCQQSSCAPSCCQSSPCQPSCGVTLCCKPVCCTPVCSGSSPCCQSSCCQPSCCVPVCCKPVCCTPVCSGSSPCCQSSCCQPSCCVPPSCCRPSSCVSLLCRPACSRQACCGLSSGLKSSC, encoded by the exons ATGGCCGCCTCCATTATGTCCCTTAGCTCCAGCGACTTGAGCTACGACAGCCGGGTCTGCCTGCCAGGCTCCTGTGACTCCTGCACCAGCGCCTCCTGGCAGGTGGACGACTGTCCAGAGAGCTGCTGCGAGCCCTCCTGCTGCGCCCCCAGCTGCTGCCAGCCCAGCTGCTGTGCCCCCTGCCTGACCCTGGTCTGCACCCCGGTCAGCTGTGTGTCCAGCCCCTGCTGCCAACCCACCTGCACCAGCTCCTGCACGCCCTCGTGCTGCCAGCAGTCTTGCTGCCAGCCGGCCTGCTGCACCTCCTCCCCCTGCCAGCCGTCCTGCGGTGTGCCCGTCTGCTGCAAGCCCGTCTGCTGTGTGCCCGTCTGCTGTGGGGGTTCCTCATGCTGCCAGCCCTCTTGCTGCCAGCAGTCTAGCTGTGCGCCCTCTTGCTGCCAGTCCTCCCCCTGCCAGCCGTCCTGCGGTGTGACCCTCTGCTGCAAGCCCGTCTGCTGTACCCCCGTCTGCTCTGGGTCCTCCCCTTGCTGCCAGTCCTCATGCTGCCAGCCATCCTGCTGTGTGCCCGTCTGCTGCAAGCCCGTCTGCTGTACCCCCGTCTGCTCTGGGTCCTCCCCTTGCTGCCAGTCCTCATGCTGCCAGCCGTCCTGCTGTGTGCCC CCCAGCTGCTGCCGCCCGTCCTCCTGCGTGTCCCTGCTCTGCCGCCCCGCCTGCTCCCGCCAGGCCTGCTGTGGCCTCTCCTCGGGCCTGAAGTCCAGCTGCTGA
- the LOC123460864 gene encoding keratin-associated protein 10-12-like isoform X1, translating into MAASIMSLSSSDLSYDSRVCLPGSCDSCTSASWQVDDCPESCCEPSCCAPSCCQPSCCAPCLTLVCTPVSCVSSPCCQPTCTSSCTPSCCQQSCCQPACCTSSPCQPSCGVPVCCKPVCCVPVCCGGSSCCQPSCCQQSSCAPSCCQSSPCQPSCGPSCCVPVCCKPVCCTPVCSGSSPCCQSSCCQPSCCVPVCCKPCSSVSLLCRPVCRPACCVPTSSCCASSCQPSCCRPSSCVSLLCRPACSRQACCGLSSGLKSSC; encoded by the exons ATGGCCGCCTCCATTATGTCCCTTAGCTCCAGCGACTTGAGCTACGACAGCCGGGTCTGCCTGCCAGGCTCCTGTGACTCCTGCACCAGCGCCTCCTGGCAGGTGGACGACTGTCCAGAGAGCTGCTGCGAGCCCTCCTGCTGCGCCCCCAGCTGCTGCCAGCCCAGCTGCTGTGCCCCCTGCCTGACCCTGGTCTGCACCCCGGTCAGCTGTGTGTCCAGCCCCTGCTGCCAACCCACCTGCACCAGCTCCTGCACGCCCTCGTGCTGCCAGCAGTCTTGCTGCCAGCCGGCCTGCTGCACCTCCTCCCCCTGCCAGCCGTCCTGCGGTGTGCCCGTCTGCTGCAAGCCCGTCTGCTGTGTGCCCGTCTGCTGTGGGGGTTCCTCATGCTGCCAGCCCTCTTGCTGCCAGCAGTCTAGCTGTGCGCCCTCTTGCTGCCAGTCCTCCCCCTGCCAGCCGTCCTGCGGT CCATCCTGCTGTGTGCCCGTCTGCTGCAAGCCCGTCTGCTGTACCCCCGTCTGCTCTGGGTCCTCCCCTTGCTGCCAGTCCTCATGCTGCCAGCCGTCCTGCTGTGTGCCCGTCTGCTGCAAGCCCTGCTCCAGCGTGTCCCTGCTCTGCCGCCCCGTGTGCAGACCCGCCTGCTGTGTGCCCACCTCCTCCTGCTGCGCCTCCTCCTGCCAGCCCAGCTGCTGCCGCCCGTCCTCCTGCGTGTCCCTGCTCTGCCGCCCCGCCTGCTCCCGCCAGGCCTGCTGTGGCCTCTCCTCGGGCCTGAAGTCCAGCTGCTGA
- the LOC123460864 gene encoding keratin-associated protein 10-12-like isoform X3, which yields MAASIMSLSSSDLSYDSRVCLPGSCDSCTSASWQVDDCPESCCEPSCCAPSCCQPSCCAPCLTLVCTPVSCVSSPCCQPTCTSSCTPSCCQQSCCQPACCTSSPCQPSCGVPVCCKPVCCVPVCCGGSSCCQPSCCQQSSCQSSCCQPSCCVPVCCKPVCCTPVCSGSSPCCQSSCCQPSCCVPVCCKPCSSVSLLCRPVCRPACCVPTSSCCASSCQPSCCRPSSCVSLLCRPACSRQACCGLSSGLKSSC from the exons ATGGCCGCCTCCATTATGTCCCTTAGCTCCAGCGACTTGAGCTACGACAGCCGGGTCTGCCTGCCAGGCTCCTGTGACTCCTGCACCAGCGCCTCCTGGCAGGTGGACGACTGTCCAGAGAGCTGCTGCGAGCCCTCCTGCTGCGCCCCCAGCTGCTGCCAGCCCAGCTGCTGTGCCCCCTGCCTGACCCTGGTCTGCACCCCGGTCAGCTGTGTGTCCAGCCCCTGCTGCCAACCCACCTGCACCAGCTCCTGCACGCCCTCGTGCTGCCAGCAGTCTTGCTGCCAGCCGGCCTGCTGCACCTCCTCCCCCTGCCAGCCGTCCTGCGGTGTGCCCGTCTGCTGCAAGCCCGTCTGCTGTGTGCCCGTCTGCTGTGGGGGTTCCTCATGCTGCCAGCCCTCTTGCTGCCAGCAGTCTA GCTGCCAGTCCTCATGCTGCCAGCCATCCTGCTGTGTGCCCGTCTGCTGCAAGCCCGTCTGCTGTACCCCCGTCTGCTCTGGGTCCTCCCCTTGCTGCCAGTCCTCATGCTGCCAGCCGTCCTGCTGTGTGCCCGTCTGCTGCAAGCCCTGCTCCAGCGTGTCCCTGCTCTGCCGCCCCGTGTGCAGACCCGCCTGCTGTGTGCCCACCTCCTCCTGCTGCGCCTCCTCCTGCCAGCCCAGCTGCTGCCGCCCGTCCTCCTGCGTGTCCCTGCTCTGCCGCCCCGCCTGCTCCCGCCAGGCCTGCTGTGGCCTCTCCTCGGGCCTGAAGTCCAGCTGCTGA